Genomic DNA from Solanum dulcamara chromosome 4, daSolDulc1.2, whole genome shotgun sequence:
gtataaatcttatatttttagtttttatgattaatttaattaaaataatattaatttgaaaaatataaattatttttttataatattagttacgAACATATGTTtactaattaatatattttcaaaagacaatatatttcttaaaaatttaatttaatattttatataaatactCTTATTtgtttaatataaatttttaattttagataattaacttttatttttataatctaATATAATTCTGTAATTACACCTGTTCAACCAAATAGCACACTTATAATTACATTTTGATAAACAAAAAGATCAGAATAATTATTAGGTTAGTGTAATATTACTATCCCAAtaattaagagcccgtttggatgggcttaaaaaagtaacttttatgtatgaagtgtttttacaaatttaaagtgctgaaagttatttttataaataagcagttgagtgtttgtataaaagtgcttaaatgaggaaaatgatgtgaattttagggttaaaagaataaaaaagatagtttggaaatttagttaaaatataagggatataaaagtaattttcatgataaaaaaaatgactttaagttaggaatcctaacttttcattttttgactgactttaaaaactttatggcttaaaattAGCATTAAGCAAATACgttcaaaaactaaaaaaaaactttaaattaattttgaccaacttaaagcgcATTCAAACTGGCTCTAACTTCCAACAGACTCTAAAGACATTTCTGTAATTTTGGTGACCATAAAAGAGTTTTAAAGGTAATAATACCGACAATATCAGATATCTCCAGCTGTTgcccaatttattttttttcgaaGGGAATTGCCTCACTCTCTTCTGTCGCACATGCCATCTATATATTCTTCACTCTCAACCCTAGTTAACTTGACCACAGTTAAGCCCCCCACCCCACCACCCCTTTTAACCATAGTGAACCGTCTCCTCCACCACTTTTAATACCACACTTCTTTATCTTCCTCCACTCCCGCATTTCACTTCTCTCTTTGCCAACGTACACCATGGGTGCATTACACTTCTTCCTCTTCACTCTCATTTCCTTTTCCGTTACCGTTTCCGTTCATGCACACAACATCACAGAAATTTTGAGCCAGTTCCCGGAGTACAGTGTGTTCAACAGTTACCTATCACAAACTAAACTCGCCGACGAGATTAACAGCCGTGACACTATAACCGTCTTAGCTTTGCCCAATGGAGCCATGTCTGATGTAGTCGGCAAACATCCACTTTCAGTTATCAAAAACATTCTTTCTCTTCACGTTTTACTCGATTACTTTGACGGCACCAAACTCCACAAGATCTCCGATGGCACTACACTTACCACTACACTTTACCAAACCACCGGCAATGCTCACGGAAATGTAGGTTCCGTTAACATCACCGATCTTAAAGGTGGTAAAGTTGGTTTTGGCTCAGCGATTCCGAATTCACCGTTAGCATCTACGTATACTAAATCTGTGAAGCAAATCCAGTACAATATCTCTGTGTTGGAGATTAGTGCTCCGATTATTGCTCCGGGTATTTTGGCAGCTCCGGCGCCATCTGGTGATTTTAACATCACAGGTGCATTGGAGAAAGCAGGGTGTAAGACATTTGCTTCATTGCTTATCAAATCTGGAGTTCTCAAGACGTATCAAACTGCTATTGAGAAGGGTTTGACTATTTTCGCCCCGAATGATGAGGCATTCAAGGGCGAAAAAGTTCCGGATCTGAACAAACTCAGTAGcgctgatgttgtttcattgtTGCAATATCATGCTATTCCGAGTTACACTCCTATTGGGACTTTGAAAACGAAGAAGGATCCGATTTCAACTCTAGCTACTAATGGCGCTAGTAAGTATGATTTGAAAGCTTCAACAGAAGGTGACCAGGTGACACTTGACACCGGTGTTGACTCGTCGAGAATCGCTTCCACCGTGATTGACTCTACTCCGTTCTGCATTTTCACCGTCGACAGTGTGCTTCTCCCTGAGGAGTTATACGGAAAATCTC
This window encodes:
- the LOC129886661 gene encoding fasciclin-like arabinogalactan protein 10 translates to MGALHFFLFTLISFSVTVSVHAHNITEILSQFPEYSVFNSYLSQTKLADEINSRDTITVLALPNGAMSDVVGKHPLSVIKNILSLHVLLDYFDGTKLHKISDGTTLTTTLYQTTGNAHGNVGSVNITDLKGGKVGFGSAIPNSPLASTYTKSVKQIQYNISVLEISAPIIAPGILAAPAPSGDFNITGALEKAGCKTFASLLIKSGVLKTYQTAIEKGLTIFAPNDEAFKGEKVPDLNKLSSADVVSLLQYHAIPSYTPIGTLKTKKDPISTLATNGASKYDLKASTEGDQVTLDTGVDSSRIASTVIDSTPFCIFTVDSVLLPEELYGKSPSPAPGPAPETSPAPAPEVASPGPAPDASSPTPMMSPPAPPTSSPAGAPADGPAADSENSTAKKNAGNVNAPALVKALLTVSVSVIVSVYLS